In Corynebacterium frankenforstense DSM 45800, the DNA window GATGAGCCGTTGACGAGTTTCCAGGCCCCGCCGATGATGGCGTCTTCCCCGCGCCAGCGGGGATGAGCCCGCGCCACCGGCGTCGAGGGCGAGGCCGGAGAAGTCTTCCCCGCGCCAGCGGGGATGAGCCGATCTTCATCATCATGAAATTCGCCCAGGAGATGTCTTCCCCGCGCCAGCGGGGATGAGCCCCCGTGAGTGCCCGGTGGCGGTGCAGGTCTACGGTCTTCCCCGCGCCAGCGGGGATGAGCCACCACATCGGGTCCATACGCACCCGAACCTTCCGTCTTCCCCGCGCCAGCGGGGATGAGCCGGATTGGCTAGACACACACCCGGAATGGGCGAAGTCTTCCCCGCGCCAGCGGGGATGAGCCTGTGACGGCGGTGAGCCGGCCCCACTTGAACTCGTCTTCCCCGCGCCAGCGGGGATGAGCCCTTCTTCGAGTTCTTCGGGGCGGCGGCCTGGATGTCTTCCCCGCGCCAGCGGGGATGAGCCCTGGGACTCCGCCCCGGCGGGCTGGCTGATCCCGTCTTCCCCGCGCCAGCGGGGATGAGCCACCTTCTTCACGGTGAAGAACGGGCCGGCTGGGGTCTTCCCCGCGCCAGCGGGGATGAGCCCCAAAACCGCGACTCATCACGCTCAAACCCCCAGTCTTCCCCGCGCCAGCGGGGATGAGCCCCAAACGACCAGAAACCTTAGCCACCAAAACCAGTCTTCCCCGCGCCAGCGGGGATGAGCCGTAGGGGAGAGGCGTCAATCCGTGCAGGTAAGAGTCTTCCCCGCGCCAGCGGGATGAGCCGGGCGCCGGCTGGCATGGCAGCGCCGTACCGGGGTCTTCCCCGCGCCAGCGGGGATGAGCCCACCTGCCGCTCACGCGCATGCACCGACAACAGGTCTTCCCCGCGCCAGCGGGGATGAGCCGAACTGGCCGACACCGGTTCTGGATTCTTCGGCGTCTTCCCCGCGCCAGCGGGGATGAGCCCCACGACCCCAGCCATCGACCGGTACCGAATCAGTCTTCCCCGCGCCAGCGGGGATGAGCCGATGAACACCCGCGCCGCCCGCGGCGTCACCGCGTCTTCCCCGCGCCAGCGGGGATGAGCCGTGGGGCGCGATCATCGCGGAGGTGCCGTTTTTGTCTTCCCCGCGCCAGCGGGGATGAGCCCCGGCCTACCCACCCACCCGCTTGTCTCGGGAGGTCTTCCCCGCGCCAGCGGGGATGAGCCCCCCGTCGAATCGCCGTACAAGGTGACCATGCGGTCTTCCCCGCGCCAGCGGGGATGAGCCGCCTTCGCCGCCCACATGGGCATCGCCTGGGCTGTCTTTCCCGCGCCAGCGGGGATGAGCTCCAGGCAAGCCAGCGCCCACTACGCCGTCGACCGTCTTCCCCGCGCCAGCGGGGATGAGCCGCTTCACACCGCGGGCTGGGTTGACCTTGATCTGTCTTCCCCGCGCCAGCGGGGATGAGCCCACAACAGGATCGTGCGGCTCGGCGACTTGATAGTCTTCCCCGCGCCAGCGGGGATGAGCCCACGACCTCGGCGTCGACGGGGATCGGCTTAAGGTCTTCCCCGCGCCAGCGGGGATGAGCCTCGACCGGCCCCAGATGGTAGAAAGGCCCCGACGTCTTCCCCGCGCCAGCGGGGATGAGCCGCTCATACACGCATGATCGCCCCACCCCCGGTCGTCTTCCCCGCGCCAGCGGGGATGAGCCGCAGCGGGACCAGGGCCGTGAGGTCGAGGACTTGTCTTCCCCGCGCCAGCGGGGATGAGCCCCACCACCGCCGCCTAGCGGCTAGGAAGAAGGTGTCTTCCCCGCGTCAGCGGGGATGAGCCGTCCCGCTACTGGCGCGCCGGGCTGGCACACCTGTCTTCCCCGCGCCAGCGGGGATGAGCCCGATGCCCGCGGCATCGTCAGCGTGCCTTTCAAGTCTTCCCCGCGCCAGCGGGGATGAGCCCAGGCCCCCGTACCCACCCTCGGGCAGGGACACGTCTTCCCCGCGCCAGCGGGGATGAGCCCGCGGGGTGGCGGCCGCGCAGTTCGAGGCCCGCGTCTTCCCCGCGCCAGCGGGGATGAGCCGGTCCAGATCAGCTGGTGCACTCCCGACGGGGTGTCTTCCCCGCGCCAGCGGGGATGAGCCGAAGCATTTCGAGAAGGTCGCCGACAATCCCTCGTCTTCCCCGCGCCAGCGGGGATGAGCCCCCGAGTGAGGCGCTACTCGGAGTGACACACGGGTCTTCCCCGCGCCAGCAGGGATGAGCCCGGGACAAACCAATGAATGACGCCCGGTTGAAAGTTTTCCCCGCGCCAGCGGGGATGAGCCTCGGTGTGTCAGCTCGTGGTGCACCTCGCGAAGGTCTTCCCCGCGCCAGCGGGGATGAGCCCGGGCTACACGTCGACTCGCGGGCGGACCAGATGTCTTCGCCGCGCCAGCGGGGATGAGCCTGTGTGGGAAGCAGACCCGGACCCGGAGCCGGAGTTTTCGCCGCGCCAGCGGGGATGAGCTCGGCCGCGACGCCAAACCGCTCCGGCCTACCCGGCGTCGACCGCGACCCCGCCCCCGTTCCACTCGACCTCGCGCCGCTTGACGTGCCGGATCACCGCGTAGGTCACCGGCAGCACCACGACCTCGATCAGGGTCTTCCACAGGAACCCGACCACCACGTAGTTGACCGCGTCGCCGGCCGTCGCGATCCCGATCACCGGTGCGGCGATCAGGCAGAACAGCAGCGTGTCGGCGAACTCGCCGACCACCGTCGAGCCGATCAGCCGCGCCCACATGTTCGCGGGCCCCAGCCGGCGCTTCATGCGCACCAGCACCCACGAGTTCAGCAGCTGCCCGACCAGGTAACCGGCCAGCGAGGCCAGCACGATCTGCGGCACCAACCCGAGCACCAGCGAGAACTCGTCCTGGTTCTCGTAGAAGCTCGCGGCCGGCAGCCAGATGGCCACGTAGAAGCACACGACCGCCAGCGCGGCGACGGCGAAGCCGGTGAGGATCGCACGCCGGGCCGCGCGGAAGCCGTAGACCTCGCTGAGTACGTCGCCGAGCACGTAGGCGGCGGGAAAGAGGAAGAACGCGCCGTCGGTGACCAGCGGGCCGATCTCGACGCCCTTGGTCGCCAGGATGTTGGAGATCAGGAAGATCGCAACGAACGCCGCGACGATGACGGGGTAGTAGCTGCGTTGGACGGGGATGAAGCGGACGGTGTCGGGGGCGCCCGCCGCGCCGGTGTCCGCGGAGGCCGCGGTACCGGAGGCGACGGGCCGCCCAGACCCGTGGGAGGATTCGGTGTTGGACATGACCCGCATCTTCCCACGCGGGCGCCCTAGGCTGGCAATCATGGCTGAACCGAGCACCTCCGCCGACGCCCCCGCGCCCGCCGGCCGCTACGCCCCTTCGCCGAGCGGCGACCTCCACCTGGGCAACCTGCGCACCGCCGCGATCGCCTGGGCCGCCGCGCGCACCACGGGCCGTCGTTTCCTCATGCGCGTCGAGGACGTCGACACGCAGCGCTCCTCGCTGGAGTCCGCCGAGCGCCAGCTCGAGGATCTGGCCGCCCTCGGCCTCGACTGGGACGGCGAGGTCGCCTACCAGCACGATCGCTTCGGCGCCTACGGGTCCGCCCTCGAGAGCCTGCGCGCCGCCGGCCGCGTCTACGAGTGCTACTGCTCCCGCCGCGAGATCCGCGAGGCCTCCCGCGCCCCGCACGTCGTGCCCGGCCACTACCCGGGCACGTGCCGTTCAATTTCCGACGCCGCGCGCATCACCCGTCGCGCCGAACTCGCCGCCGAGGGGCGCACGCCCGCGTTGCGGCTGCGCACCGACACGGAGACCTGGCGCGTCCACGATGCGCTGGCCGGTGACTACACCGGCGAGGTCGACGACATGGTGCTGCGCCGCGGCGGCCAGCAGCCGGACTGGGCCTACAACCTGGCCGTCGTCGTCGACGACGCCTGGCAGGGCGTGGACCAGGTCGTCCGCGGCGACGATCTGCTGGCCTCGGCGCCGCGGCAGGCGTATCTCGCGCACCTGCTCGGCCTGCCGGAGGTGGAGTACGTGCACGTGCCGCTGGTGCTGGGCCCGGACGGCAAGCGGCTGGCCAAGCGTGACGGGGCGGTCACGCTGCGCGAGATGCGCGCCGCCGGGCGCACGGTCCCGGAGATCGTCGGGCTGATCTGCGCCTCGCTGGGCCACCCCGGCGTGGACTCGCTGGCGGGCCTGGCCGAGGTCTTCGACCTCGGAGAGCTGCCCCGCGAGCCCTGGACCTGGACGCCGGACGAGTCCTAGTGGTGGTGCTGCTTCCAGGGCTCGTGGGTGGTGGCGCGCAGCGTGGCGTCGGAGCCGGCGAGCTTCTTGATCAGCGCGAGGCGCTCGTCGTCGCCCTGCGGCACTGAACGCACGATGTCCTCCTCGGGCAGGTCGGCCGCCGAGGCGACCGGGGCGGGCGTCGGGTTGTCGATCTGCGTCGGCCCGTCCGTGGAGGGACGGATGTCGAAGTCGAAGATGTCCGTTGGCAGGTGCAGCGTCGCACAGGCGTTGGGGTAGTCGACCACCGCCGAGTAGTGGGCCTCCATCGGTGCCGCGCCGAGCAGCAGGAACGCCTGCTCGCGGGAGTAGCCGAAGGTGGTCAGGTAGTCGATGCAGTGCAGCACCGCGTTCTGGTAAGCCAGGAACGTGTCGAAGTAGCGCTGCTCGCCGTCATTGGTCACCGAGATGCCCGTGAAGGTCAGGAAGTCGGTGTAGCGCGGCGCCTGCTCGCCGGGCACGAAGATCGGGGCCGGACCGGTCTTGTAGGTGTCCATGCCGCCGGGGATGATGTCGACGCTGAACTCCATGAAGCCGCTCATCTCGATCGCACCGCACAGGGTGATCTCACCGTCGCCCTGGGAGTAGTGCAGGTCGCCGAAGCTGAAGTTGGCGCCGTCGACGAACACGGGGAAGAAGATCCGTGAGCCCTTGGTCAGGTCCTTGATGTCCAGGTTGCTGCCGTTCTCCCGCGGCGGGACGGTCACGGCGGCCTCGTGGGCGATGCGGTCGCGGTCGGCCTCAGGTACCGCGCCCAGGGTGGCGTCGATGGGTTGCGGGGCGACGGCCAGCGGCGGGGTACGGAACGGGTCCTTGGAGATCAGCGTGGCCTCGCGCTTGTTCCAGCGGGCAAGGAGCTCCGGGCTCGGGGCGGTGCCCATCAGGCCCGGGTGGCAAACCGAGTTGAAGGAGACACCCGGGATGTGGCGGGAGGTCGCCCTGTTGTCCTTGAAGTCCCAGATCGCCTTGTAGGCGTCCGGGAAGTACTCGTGGAGGAAGCTGCCGCCGTGTTTGCCGGCGAAGATGCCGGTGTAGCCCCAGCCCTCTCCGGCGAGCTCGCCGGGGTTGTCCGCCTCGCTGAGCGGACCGACGTCGAGGATGTCGACGACGAGCAGGTCTCCCGGCTTGGCGCCTTCGACGCGGAACGGGCCGGAGAGCTGGTGCGGCTTGGTGAACGGGACGTGCAGGATGTCGTCGGCGGAGTCGTTGTTCTTGACGAAGCCGTCGAACCACTCGCGGCTGTCCGCGCGGACCGTCTGGCCGGGGCGGACGTTCGCGATTGCGGGGATCTCGGGGTGCCACCGGTTGTGGCCCACGACGTCCTGGTCGGGGAAGGAACGTGAAGAGTCGAGCGTGTATGTGATGTCAGCCATGGTGTAACCATAAAGAGTTCTGGTTAACTCCAGGTTGCGTTTCCCTCGGAGATTCTTGAGCGCCCGGCTGGCAGGAGGACACGGGGTACGCAGGAGCTTGTGTCATAACGTGAACTTCGGAGTACGGTCAATGGTCGTATGAAAAATGAAGATGTTGTTGATTTCGTCCCGCGGCCAGAGGACCGCTTCTCCCTGCCCGTCCGGTGGCTGCTCTTTCTCGCAGGCGTGGCCGTCATGTCTCTCGGTATCGCCCTGACACTGCACGCTGACCTGGGCACGACCCCGATCTCCACCCCGCCCGCGGCGTTGGCCGCGTGGAGCATGACGGTGGGGCAGTGGACCATCATCTTCAACGCCATCCTCGTCGTTCTCCAGGTCGTCCTGCTGCGCCGGCGGTTCACCCTCATGGGCTACCTGCAGTTCGGTGTCGCCATCGTGTTCGGTCTGCTGTGCGACCTCGCGTTGCACCTGACGGGCTTCGTCGCCCCGGAGGCGTACTGGGAGAAGTGGTTGCTGGTCATCCTCGGCACGGTCATCGTCGCCTGCGGCGTGTTCCTCGAGGTGCTCCCCGGGCTCCTCTACGTCCCCGGCGAGGGCCTCATCACCGCGATCGTGACGGTGACCGGCTGGGACTTCGGCATCGTCAAGCAGTGCTTCGACTGGTCCCTGGTGATCATCGCCGTCGTGCTCTCCCTGATCCTCAACGGGGAGATCGTCGGCGTGCGCGAGGGCACCGTCTTCGCCGCCTTCGCCGTCGGCGCGCTCGTGCGGGTCTTCCACCACTTCGACATGGAGCGCCTGCGCAGGAAGCACTTCGGGTACTGACCGCGCCCGGCGAATTCGACTGCCCGGTCCCGGCCGGGGGGGAGTAGGGTTCCTGCGCATATGGACACTCCCGAGCACTTCCCCCCGCGGCCCGAGGACCGCTTCAGCCTGCCTGCGCGCTGGATCATCTTCTTCGTAGGCGTGACGATCATGTCGCTGGGCATCGCGGTGACGCTGCACGGTGACCTGGGAACCACGCCCATCTCGACCACGCCGGCCGCTCTGGCCGCGTGGCAGCTGACGGTGGGCCAGTGGACGGTCATCTTCAACGCGCTGCTCGTGGTCTTCCAGATCATCCTGCTGCGCCGTCGCTTTCCGCTGCTGGGCTACCTGCAGTTCCTGGTCGCGTTCGTGTTCGGCACCATGTGTGACGTCTGGCTGGGGGTGACCGACTTCCTCGCTCCGGAGGCCTACTGGCAGAAGTGGGTCCTGATCATCGTCGGCAACGTGCTCATTTCCTTCGGCGTCTTCGTCGAGGTGCTCCCGGGCATCCTCTATGTGCCGGGGGAGGGGGCCGTCGCGGCGATCGTGCGTGCGACCGACTGGAACTTCGGCACCGTCAAGCAGTGCTTCGACTGGTCGCTGGTGGGCCTGGCCGTGGTGCTCTCGCTGATCCTCAACGGTGAGGTCGTCGGCGCCCGCGAGGGCACCGTCTTCGCGGCCTTCACCGTCGGGCTGATGGTGCGCGGATTCCAGCGCCTCGACGCCGAGCGTCTGCGGAAGAAGCACTTCGGCTACTGACGGCCGGCCCATTCTGCGCAGGCATGTGCCGGACGCTGGAACAGCGGGTTTCAGCGCATGGCATGTGCAACCGTGTCGGGCAGCGGCCGGTCTCGGCGACGAAGGTCCGTCTGCACAGGGCCAAGAAATCACTCCAGGAGATTCTCCAGGGTTGAGTTAACCCACCATTGCCGTTTCAAGAACCCTTCAATTGACGACGCCGCGCGCCTGCGCGGCGTCGCTGCTCTTCCTCGGCCATTGCGTGTGCCGGGTGTCTCGGGTCTCCGGCTGTCGCGTGTGCCCCGCCGCGTGCGTCCGGCGTTGGGGGTGCCGGCGTGGGGGAGGGGGCGGCCGCCCACGGATCGCCGGGGCACAGAAAAAGACCGCCACCCGGTCTCCCGGGCGGCGGTCTCTTTCAGCTGCGGAGGATGTGGGATTTGAACCCACGTGGGAGGGTCACTCCCGCACGCATTCCAAGCGTGTGACATAGGCCGCTAGTCGAATCCTCCAGCGTCACAGGCGGGGCGTTCCCCGTCGTGCTGAAGAAATCGTACACGGCGCCCACCGCCACGGCCAAATCAGCAGGCGCGCACCGCGTCTTGGCCTCTCTCCGGTTCTCGGCTAGAGTGGGGGTCCGGATCTCGCGCGGCGTGTATCTCGTGAACTCCCCCAGGGCAGGAATGCAGCAAGGGTCAACGGGCTCTACCGGGTGCGCGGGGTCCCCTTATTTTTTATGGGCCGCCGGGGAACGGCCCACCCACGTGCGGGAGCGGCCGCAGGCGGCCGGCACGCGCGACGTCGTCAAGCACACCCGGCCCGCAGGGAGCGGCCCACCAGGGCCGTAGGAGACGGCCCCGACCGGCCGCGGGGAGCGGCCGCAGACGGCCGGCACGCGCGACGTCGTCAAGCACACCCGGCCCGCAGGTGCGCAGGGGTGCACCCCGTCGGACCCGCTGTACGATGTGTGGGCGCAGCGCGCGCCGCCTCAAGGTGGCGTGCCACACGCAGAACCACACAACTGATCCGACACGACAACCGCGTGCGCACGCGGCGCGGGGAAGGAATCTGAGGGACGATGTCGCTCACCGACATGACGGACGAGAAGCTGACGGAGCTCGCCGAGAAGGTCCGCGCCGAGTACGACGACCTGAAGGCGAAGAACCTCAACCTGAATCTGACCCGCGGCAAGCCGTCGGCCGAGCAGCTGGACTTCGCCGACGAGCTGCTCGCCCTGCCGGGGCGCGGCGAGTACACCGCCGCCGACGGCTCGGACGTGCGCAACTACGGCAACCTCAAGGGCATCCCGGACATCCGCGCCATCTGGGCGGACCTGCTGGGCCTGCCCGTCGAGCTGATCTACGCCGAGGACTCCTCGAGCCTGAACATCATGTTCGACCTGGTCAGCTGGTCGTGGACCTTCGGCAACAACGACTCCGAGCGGCCCTGGTCGGCCGAGGAGAACGTCAAGTGGATCTGCCCGGTGCCGGGCTACGACCGCCACTTCACCATCACCGAGCACTTCGGCATCGAGATGATCCCGGTCCCGCTCAACGAGGACGGCCCGGACATGGACGCCGTACGTGAGCTGGCCCGCGACCCCGAGGTCAAGGGCATGTGGCTCGTGCCGGTCTTCGCCAACCCCTCGGGTGTCACCGTCTCCGAGGACGTCGCCCGCCAGCTCGCCGAGATGCCGACCGGTGCGCCGGACTTCCGCATCGTGTGGGACAACGCCTACGCCGTGCACACGCTGACCGACGAGTTCCCCGAGAACCACAACGTCATCCGCTTCGCCGAGGAGGCCGGCAACCCGAACCGCTTCTGGTTCATGGCCTCGACCTCGAAGATCACGCACGCCGGCGCGGGCGTGGCCTTCTTCGCCTCCTCCCCGGAGAACCTCGCCTGGTACGCCTCGCACGCCGCCGTGCGCGGCATCGGCCCGAACAAGGTCAACCAGCTGGCCCACGCCCGCTACTTCGGCGACGCCGAGGGCGTGCGCGAGATCATGCTCAAGCACGCGGGCTCGCTGGCCCCGAAGTTCAAGGCCGTGCTCGACATCCTCAAGGACCGCCTCGGCGAGTACGAGGTCGCCTCCTGGACCGAGCCGACCGGCGGCTACTTCATCTCCCTGGACGTCATGGACGGCACGGCCGCCCGCGTGGTCGAGCTGGCCCGCAACGCCGGCATCGCCCTGACCGGCGCGGGCTCCTCCTTCCCGCTGCACCAGGACCCGAACGACCGCAACATCCGCCTGGCGCCCTCGCTGCCGCCGGTCGACGAGCTCGAGGAGGCCATGAACGGCGTGGCCACCTGCGTGCTGCTCGCGGCCCTGGAGAAGCTGGACAAGTAACCCCGGAAGAACGTCGGCGCCCCGCGGCGCGGAGAGGCAGGCGCATGGACGCGCGCGAGACCCTGGACTGGCTCAACGGCATCCTGCCGGCACCCCTGACGGTCGCCCGCGGCGGCGACTTCCGCGTCGGCCTTGTCGAGGCCGAGGGCCACGCCGTGGCGTGCACGACCGACTTCGCGCGCGTCGAGACCGGCCTGGCCGCCGCCGACGAGCAGGGCGTCGACGTGCGCTGCGAGCTGATGGCCGTGGCGGGTTCCGCCGCGATTTCCGACGCCGCGCTGGCCGCCGTGCGCGTCGTCGGCACCGCTGCGGCGGTGCTGGCCGAGGGTGGCCTGCCCGCCCAGCCGGGCACCGTCCTCGACGACCTGGCCGCGCGCGCCGGGCTGGCGGGGGAGACCACCGTGCGCCACGGCCTGCTCGCCGCGCCGACGGTGTGGGGCGGGCAGGTCCCGCAGGTCAACGAGGCCCCCGGCACCGTCCACGGCGAGGGCACCGACCCGTCCCGGGGCCGGCTGACCGCGGTGCTGCAGGTCGTCATGGTCACCGACGCCGAGGCGGAGCTGGCGCGGGCCGCCGGCCCGGAACGCCTGCTCGAGGCGCTGGCCCTGACCGGGGCGGATCCGGGGGACTGGGCCCGCCCGGCCGGCGGTCCGGCCGCTGGGTAGGCTGGGCGCGTGTCGCTCTACCGCAAGTACCGCCCCGCCACCTTCGCAGAGGTCGTGGGCCAGGACCAGGTCACCAAGCCGCTGAGCGCCGCGCTCGACAGCGGCCGGATCAACCACGCGTACCTGTTCTCCGGCCCGCGCGGCTGCGGAAAGACGTCCTCGGCGCGCATCCTGGCGCGCTCACTGAACTGCGTCAACGGGCCGACCTCGACGCCGTGCGGGGAGTGCGAGTCCTGCCGCGCGCTGGCACCGGGCGGGCCCGGCAACCTCGATGTCACGGAGCTGGACGCGGCCAGCCAGGGCAGCGTCGAGGACATGCGCGAACTGCGCGAGCGCGCGATGTTCGCCCCGGCGGAGTCGCGCTACCGCGTCTACATCATCGACGAGTGCCACATGATCTCCGGGGCGGGCGCCAACGCGCTGCTCAAGGTGGTCGAGGAGCCGCCGGAGCACCTGATCTTCATCTTCGCGACGACGGAGCCGGAAAAGGTCATCGGCACCATCCGCTCGCGCACGCACAACTACCCGTTCCGGCTGCTGACCCCGCAGGCGATGCGCGGGCTGCTGCAGAAGGTCACCGCCGCCGAGGGCGTGACGGTCGAGGACGCGGTCTACCCGCTGGTCATCCAGGCCGGCGGCGGCAGCCCGCGTGACTCGCTGTCGATCATGGACCAGCTCATCGGCGGCTCGGGCGACGGCCACGTCACCTACGAGAAGGCGCAGCCGCTGCTGGGCCTGACGGACTTCTCGCTGCTCGACGCCACCGTGGAGGCCCTGGCCTCCGCCGACGGCGCGCGGTTGTTCTCGACGGTCGACGACGTCATCGAGAGCGGCATCGAGCCGCGCCGCTTCGTGGTGGACCTGCTGGACCGGATGCGCGACCTGATGGTCATCCAGACGGTGCCCGAGGCCTTCGACATGGGTCTGGTGGAGGCGCCCGCGGGGCGCGCGGAGGTGCTCAGTGCCCAGGCGGGGATGTTCAGCCCGGCCGGGATCGCGCAGCTCGCGGACCAGGTCAACGAGCGGATGCCGGAGATGCGCGGGGCGACTTCGCCGCGCCTGCTCCTGGAGATCCTGTTGGCGCACCTGATGATCACCGCGCAGTCCGCGGGGCAGGGGCACGGAATCGCCGCGCCGGGCTCCGCCGCGGGTTCCGGTGCCGGCCAGTCCGGTGCGGGTGCGGGCGCGGGCGCCGGCGTCGGTCAGCCCGGCGGGCACAACCCGGGCTACGCCCCGCACGACTCCGCGGGCGGGTCCACGAGCCAGGCGCCGGTGCGCGGCAGCCGCGGATCCCAGGCGGCCCGCGAGGCCATCGCGCGTGCCCAGGCCGCGCGCTCCCAGGACCGCTCCGAGCGTCCCGAGCGCCCGGAGGTCCCGCAGCGCCGGGTGCCCTCGCAGGCCCAGCAGCCGCAGCAGCAGGCCCCGGCTGGGCAGCAGGAGCAGCAGATTGCGCCGCGGCAGTCTCAGCCGGTGCCGCAGGGGCAGCAGGCTCCCGCGCAGGAGGAGCCTCAGCAGGCTTCCACGCAGGACCAGCAGACTCCGGCCGCACCGCAGGAGCAGCAGGCTGCCCAGTCGCAGGAGCCGCAGGCCTCTGTGCAAGCGCAGCCGCAGCAGGCCTCTGTGCAAGCGCAGCCGCAGCAGGCTTCCGTGCAGTCGCAGACGCCGCGCTCCGATGCCCCGTCTGCCGGCGAGCCCCGGGCCGCGGAATCTCAGGAATCCGCCGAGGCGCCCGAGTCCTCCCCGCAGGCCCAGCCTGACGCTGAGCAGGCGCCGGAGTCCCAGGGCTCCGATTCGGCGCCGGAGGCCCAGCCGGCGGCCGAGCCGGAGCGCCAGGCCGCCGCTGAGCAGGCACCGGAGGCCCCGGCCGCCGCTGAGCCGGTCGAAGAGGCCCCGGAATCTCAGGACGCCGCACCGGCTGGCTCGGATGAGCAGGCGGAGTCTGCCGCTGCCCCGGCCGCGACGGAGCCCGCCGCCCAGCCTGACGGCGAAGCACCGGGCGAGGATGTCTCGGACGAGGAGCTCACCGAGGCGGTCCGCCGCCGGTGGGGCCAGGTCCGCCACGACGTGGGCAAGCGCAACCACATCGCCCAGATCATGCTCACCGAGGCCACCGTCCTCGGCGTGCGTGAGGGCACGGTCTACCTCGGCCACAACACCGGGGCGCTGGCCTCGCGTGTGAACGCCGAGAGCAACAACAAGGACATCGCCGCGGCCTTCACCGAGGAGTTCGGCCGTCCGCTGGCCGTCCAGTGCCAGGTGGGCACCGACCCGGTCGCCGCCGGGTTCACCGCGCCGGCGACCCCGCAGCCCGCGTGGCAGCCGCAGGCGACGACGCGCGAGCACCAGGCCCCTTCGTCCGAGGGCACCCACGAGGACGACTCCGCGGAGAGCGGCGAACCTGGGGCGGCCCCGGCCGCTGAACGACAGGAACCGCAGCCCGGGCAGGAGCAGTCTGCCCGGGAACGGCAGTCTGAGCAGAACGAGCAGTCCGAGCCGTCCGAGCAACCCCAGGAGCAGCCGCAGTCGGAGCCCGAGGAGGGCCCCGCGCAGCCCGAGGCCGAGCAGCAGCCCGCGCCCCAGGCCGAGCGGTCCGCCGAGCATCAGCAGCAGCACCGACAGCCGCAGCAGCAGGCCCCGCAGCAGCGGGCCCCGCAGCAGCCGCAGCAGAACCACCCGGCCGCCCCGGTGTGGGGCGAGCCGGCGGCGCTCGGCGGCAGCGACGAGACCCCCGGCGGCCACGTCGCGGGCGCCGCGTCGGCGGGCGCCCAGAGCCAGGACGCACCCGCGCAGGACACCCGGCCGACGCCCGCGCCCGGCCGGCAGGAGGCCGCCGCGCAGCCTGCCGATCAGGCCGACCGGCCGAACCAGGCGGGCCGGCCGGGCCCGACCGCCCAGCCCACCGCGTCCACTCAGCCCACCCCGAACGCGGACGCGCCGCACAACGGTCAGAACCCCCGGAACCCGCAGAACCCCC includes these proteins:
- a CDS encoding YczE/YyaS/YitT family protein, yielding MKNEDVVDFVPRPEDRFSLPVRWLLFLAGVAVMSLGIALTLHADLGTTPISTPPAALAAWSMTVGQWTIIFNAILVVLQVVLLRRRFTLMGYLQFGVAIVFGLLCDLALHLTGFVAPEAYWEKWLLVILGTVIVACGVFLEVLPGLLYVPGEGLITAIVTVTGWDFGIVKQCFDWSLVIIAVVLSLILNGEIVGVREGTVFAAFAVGALVRVFHHFDMERLRRKHFGY
- a CDS encoding aminotransferase class I/II-fold pyridoxal phosphate-dependent enzyme, whose translation is MSLTDMTDEKLTELAEKVRAEYDDLKAKNLNLNLTRGKPSAEQLDFADELLALPGRGEYTAADGSDVRNYGNLKGIPDIRAIWADLLGLPVELIYAEDSSSLNIMFDLVSWSWTFGNNDSERPWSAEENVKWICPVPGYDRHFTITEHFGIEMIPVPLNEDGPDMDAVRELARDPEVKGMWLVPVFANPSGVTVSEDVARQLAEMPTGAPDFRIVWDNAYAVHTLTDEFPENHNVIRFAEEAGNPNRFWFMASTSKITHAGAGVAFFASSPENLAWYASHAAVRGIGPNKVNQLAHARYFGDAEGVREIMLKHAGSLAPKFKAVLDILKDRLGEYEVASWTEPTGGYFISLDVMDGTAARVVELARNAGIALTGAGSSFPLHQDPNDRNIRLAPSLPPVDELEEAMNGVATCVLLAALEKLDK
- a CDS encoding YczE/YyaS/YitT family protein yields the protein MDTPEHFPPRPEDRFSLPARWIIFFVGVTIMSLGIAVTLHGDLGTTPISTTPAALAAWQLTVGQWTVIFNALLVVFQIILLRRRFPLLGYLQFLVAFVFGTMCDVWLGVTDFLAPEAYWQKWVLIIVGNVLISFGVFVEVLPGILYVPGEGAVAAIVRATDWNFGTVKQCFDWSLVGLAVVLSLILNGEVVGAREGTVFAAFTVGLMVRGFQRLDAERLRKKHFGY
- the fmdA gene encoding formamidase; the protein is MADITYTLDSSRSFPDQDVVGHNRWHPEIPAIANVRPGQTVRADSREWFDGFVKNNDSADDILHVPFTKPHQLSGPFRVEGAKPGDLLVVDILDVGPLSEADNPGELAGEGWGYTGIFAGKHGGSFLHEYFPDAYKAIWDFKDNRATSRHIPGVSFNSVCHPGLMGTAPSPELLARWNKREATLISKDPFRTPPLAVAPQPIDATLGAVPEADRDRIAHEAAVTVPPRENGSNLDIKDLTKGSRIFFPVFVDGANFSFGDLHYSQGDGEITLCGAIEMSGFMEFSVDIIPGGMDTYKTGPAPIFVPGEQAPRYTDFLTFTGISVTNDGEQRYFDTFLAYQNAVLHCIDYLTTFGYSREQAFLLLGAAPMEAHYSAVVDYPNACATLHLPTDIFDFDIRPSTDGPTQIDNPTPAPVASAADLPEEDIVRSVPQGDDERLALIKKLAGSDATLRATTHEPWKQHHH
- the gluQRS gene encoding tRNA glutamyl-Q(34) synthetase GluQRS, producing the protein MAEPSTSADAPAPAGRYAPSPSGDLHLGNLRTAAIAWAAARTTGRRFLMRVEDVDTQRSSLESAERQLEDLAALGLDWDGEVAYQHDRFGAYGSALESLRAAGRVYECYCSRREIREASRAPHVVPGHYPGTCRSISDAARITRRAELAAEGRTPALRLRTDTETWRVHDALAGDYTGEVDDMVLRRGGQQPDWAYNLAVVVDDAWQGVDQVVRGDDLLASAPRQAYLAHLLGLPEVEYVHVPLVLGPDGKRLAKRDGAVTLREMRAAGRTVPEIVGLICASLGHPGVDSLAGLAEVFDLGELPREPWTWTPDES
- a CDS encoding queuosine precursor transporter — its product is MSNTESSHGSGRPVASGTAASADTGAAGAPDTVRFIPVQRSYYPVIVAAFVAIFLISNILATKGVEIGPLVTDGAFFLFPAAYVLGDVLSEVYGFRAARRAILTGFAVAALAVVCFYVAIWLPAASFYENQDEFSLVLGLVPQIVLASLAGYLVGQLLNSWVLVRMKRRLGPANMWARLIGSTVVGEFADTLLFCLIAAPVIGIATAGDAVNYVVVGFLWKTLIEVVVLPVTYAVIRHVKRREVEWNGGGVAVDAG
- a CDS encoding suppressor of fused domain protein, which produces MDARETLDWLNGILPAPLTVARGGDFRVGLVEAEGHAVACTTDFARVETGLAAADEQGVDVRCELMAVAGSAAISDAALAAVRVVGTAAAVLAEGGLPAQPGTVLDDLAARAGLAGETTVRHGLLAAPTVWGGQVPQVNEAPGTVHGEGTDPSRGRLTAVLQVVMVTDAEAELARAAGPERLLEALALTGADPGDWARPAGGPAAG